In the genome of Arachis stenosperma cultivar V10309 chromosome 6, arast.V10309.gnm1.PFL2, whole genome shotgun sequence, the window ttttaacttttaaatgAATCTGCCATTTCATAGTATAATCAATTCGCTTCATTTGCATTTTATGCTTTCAAAGGAGTTTAATTTGATTTAGCTGATTGTCAAACTTATCATCAGTGACAAAGAATTATTGGTTTTGATTCTCTTCTCGTcgctttttaattttcatattggGGAGGGAGGGGTGTTTTGTCCGTATATGGGGTGAGAGAGTGATTAACCTTGCTGTGGTGTCAGGAATGGGTGTATAGAAGGAAACGGACCCAGCGTTTCCCCCCCGCTGAGGAATCGGACCCAGCGATTCTCCATCAACACAGCAGTCGGACCCAGCGACTCCTCTCCACAGATCGGACCCAGGGATAGGAGGAAACGGACGGTCCGATTGGTGAAGCACTCCACGTGTCGCTCGCGAGCTCCTCCCCAGAACGGTGCCCCAGCAGCCAGCATACCCCTTTCCCTTTCCCCCACTCCCTCACTCCGAAACATCCTTGTCAAAGTGAAACCCCACCCCATTTCTTCAGCTGAGTTCATCCTCCTCCATACTTGTTCTTCAAAAACTTGCATGCAAGTGAATCTGTGGATATGGCTAAACGAATCAAGGCTAGAGATGTTGATCGTCCTGAACTTCACATTGTTAATTATTTGTCTAATCCTGATTATGtaagttaaattttttaattacttgCAAATTTCTGTATTTTAATTAAAGTTTGTaggaattttttttgtattttatggtTAAATGTTGCAGTTAAGTAGATAGATGTATATGTTCATTGTTACAGATTTTGTAAGAATTTTTTGATAGGGgtattagaatttttaattagttaatataaaatCTGATTATtagtagttttaaaattttaatgttagcaaaatttttaattttttgttattatgtTTAGATATTGTTAGTTAATTGGAAAATatgttgaaaaaaattttgttggacggttattttgattaatgaataaattttgatgattaaaGTTATAAATTGAATTATGATTGTAAATTGTTTGTTATTATTATGTATACATGctgttagttagttagttggagGAAATGTAAGATATTATTGTTGGAAATTATATATTTAGGATTTATTATAGTTTTTTGTTGGAGAATATGTTAGAACTGTTTTTGTAATAGGAGTAGATATTGTAGTTTAGTAACTAACTTTTGTGATCAAGGTTGGAAATTATAATTATGATTTTGTAATAGATTTAGAATTTGGAGTTTAGAGTAACGTAATTTacttttgttattaatttaagaatttataaGAATTATAAGAAAGGTAAATTATAAGAATTCAATTATAAATAAACTAAGAATACTAAAGTAACCTTAATTTTGTATGTTGTTAGTTAGACAATGTTGTTCATATGTTGTTAGTGAATAGCTGAGaagttataattaattagtaaattattatgattaattttaGGAAATTATAATTATAGGAATTACGATAACCTTTTGAAGTTATGTTTACATGCTGTAGTCTGATAATTTgttagttattttttagtaattggGCTAGAAATTATGAATAATCGATGAAGTAGTAAGATTAATTTAAGTTGTAAATTAGTAATCATTCATGATTTGACTAGGAACATGTTATGTTTTTTCAGAGTTCACGGATGATGACATGTGACCACCCACTGCCTCCCGATCGGTACCATCCAAGCGTAGAGGATCATTTACGGGTAACTGGGTTTTATCATGCCTCTCAGATTGGAGTAGTCCAAGGACAGAAAGCATTGATAAATGATTTAGTTGAGAGGTGGCGGCCGGAAACACACACCTTCCACCTTCCGATTGGTGAGTGCACAGTTACCCTTGAGGATGTAGCTGTTATTTTGGGCCTCCCGACGAACGGCCTTCCGGTTACGGGGATGACCTTGAGCAGCTTTGAAGCACTGGAGGGTGAGTGTTTCCATCAGTTTGGGGTTGCACCGAGAAAGGCCGACTGCAGAGGGAGCGGCATAAAATTGACATGGCTTAGGAGTGTAAAAGAACGTATACAACTGACTGACGAAAACAGTATGCAGAGGTACGTCAAGTGCCACATTATGTTGTTATTGGGTACTATATTACTTGGAGACAAGTCAGGGGCATCTGTGCACTGGAAGTTTCTGCCTTTGCTCCGGGATTTTCATAGTATCAGTAATTTTAGTTGGGGATCGGCATGTTTGGCGCACCTATACCGGTCATTATGCCGTGCCTCTCGTTTTGATTGTAAAGAAATCGATGGTCCGTTAACACTGCTGTTAGGTTGGTTTTGGATCCGCCTACCGTATCTTGCGCCCCCTACTAGGGAACCACACAGTTTTCCGCTTGCAAACAGGTAACATTGTCAAGTTACTTGTTATGTTCATAATTCTATTTAAGATGTGATAGTAACATAAATAATTTCAGGTGGCGTAACTGGGAGCGTGGTGACAATCGGTATAGATATCTTAGTCTCGCCCACTTTAGGGAGGCGTTAGATGAGGTTCAGGAAGGGCAGGTgtgtttttaatagaaaatatttCTCTTCAATTGAGGTTGattgttattttaattgtaGTGACGTATGTCGTATGCTATGTTCAGTTCGTTTGGGTTGCTTATGGTGTGGATCGCATTGAACCGGGCATAATCCCAGAAGACATATTCCTGCACGCAGTAGTCTGGAGCGCTACGGTTCCGTTGATTTCATTTGAATCTATTGAGTGGCATGCAACGGATAGAGTTAGAAGACAATTTGGTTTGGTTCAGGGAGTTCCATCTGTGGAAACAAATCTGGGAAGGGCACATGGAGAAACACTTGCTGGTCCTAAGAATCTTGACTGGGCCACAGCCCCGTCCCATTCACAATGGATTATGCGCTGGACAAACAGGTATAATTACATTCTGCGTGAGTATGTGGAACCTTCACAGCATCCATTGGATGTTTACATTGACTGGTATCGTGCACGGTATGGCAAGCATTTGAGATTGTCAAATGTTGTGGTTCAAGAGAACGATGAAGGTGAACAAGTAATGGATGATGATGGTAACCCAGTTATAAATGATGAGGGCAGCCCAGTAATGGAAGATGAGGGTAGCCCAGTTATTCATGTAGCCAATGAAGAACCGGTTTCACATTCAATtccacctccacctccacctccaGCTTCCCAAGAACAATTTCAGGCCTCGGTACCATATCATGTTCAGACACAATATACCCCGTCATACCCAATAGATCAACAATGCTGGAGTACTCCACAATGGGATGCTGGAGAGGTTGCTTCTTTTAGCCAGTTGCTTGGCTTCATGGCTGCGGATGCAGGGCAGTCACAATTTGGCCATCAACCTGAGTTTATGCCCGGGAGATATTCTTTGGACGCGAGGATTCCATGCCACACTGCCTCAGTTGCTTCTGGAGGTTTGGAAACTGGAGATTCCAGTAGAAGTGAAGGCGGTCGGGGGATCTTTACTAGCAGGAACCTACGGCGTGTATCAATGGGTCAGATTGAAGAAAATGCCGGGTTAGGTGAGCATGAAACCGATCAGTATCTCGTGGAAGAACCGGATGATGAGGAGACGGATGAGGATCAAGAGGAGAGCGAGGAGGACGAGATGGATGAGGATGAAGAATCCCGCAACAATGCTCCTGATGATGCGGATGATGCAGGTCCGACTTTATGATTATGTCAACTGGCTTgttgctttctttctttttttgcctTTTTATCCCGTGTTTGCATCATATTGGATAGTCTCTTTCATTAAATTATGTACAGGTGAGACAGGTAAACATTACAATCTCAGGGTGGACCCGCCACGTCGGAGCGCTAATCGATACACCCCATCCATGTTCAAGAAGGCCAAGAAGAAATGCAAGAACATCCTCGAGAACATAAAGTGGGCAACAAGAAAGTAGCTATGTGTCTATGTTGAGTActtgtattttgaatttaatgttTTCTATCTATGTTGAATACTTGTATGTTGTTATTAATGTTGTGTATCTATGTTGAATACTTGTATTCTGAaattaatgttgtgtttatgtTTTGGAAAGTACTTGTATTTTGGAAGTTAATAAGACAGGTTATGAGAAACATGGGTGAACTTATAActacaacaaaaataataagtCATTTGCTAAAGaataataacatataatttaatttgcaaAAATGTTGGTAACAAGTTTCCTAGCCTGGTGGCAGCACGTCCCTTTTATTATGGTGCACGGATGCGGGTTCGAACCTCAGCTGCATCATTTTGAGGAAATATTTAATTGTTCCGGTTCGGTCGACCCGGTTTCTACCGGTTTAATCGGACCGGATTCTGTTaagagtgtttttttttttaaacatatcattaatatgtataaattaatattatttgttttttttttgtgttcaaCATATTTAATCCTTCTTAAATTAATTACGGTTTATTTATGCAtatcattaataaaataaatattaaactttctttaatatctataaattaatattttttgttttactttAGTTAGTGATTAATTATATGATatgaattaatattaatatatatttaaatagcGTAACAGATACTAAGTAATtgattttttagaaaataagtTAATTTCATATCTAAGGTCATAAAGAAGTCTCAGGTCTCGTAAAGAAGTTTCTTCAAATAACAATGTCACGATAAACATAAACAAACGCGtaaaaataaacaagcaaatGACATAATCTAGTACAAATATTTTTTCCACTGCTTTTTGTTTCGCCAGCCATGCCTTCCGATAGCTAACGGTGTAATTGAACTTCGACTGCACTTCTGCAATAACTGATTTCACCTTTAGCGACGGGTCAGCCTCAACCAACGGCTTTATTGCTTCCGCAATTGTGTTCGAATCCAGCTTCGAATGATCCTGAGAAATAGTGGCTCTAGTACAAGTGTGAGAACCGTTGTACCTCCTTATAACCCAACAATACTTTCTGCTGATCATGCTAACCCTGATAAGCCAATCACACCCTGATCCATACTGTGTACACTTCGCATAGAAGGTCAACGGCTCCGACTCATACACACGGTAGTCTACGCCTCTTCGGATGGTATAATCCTTCACCGCCTTCAATACAGCTTCCCTAGAACTGAATTCCATTCCGATTGCAAATTCACCATCTGCGACCATAGGAATTTCTGCCACAACGACAgccaaatcaaaataatttaaggCAAATACatttaataacttaaagactacGCCAATGCTCCATATATCCCCATCAATATCAATATTATTCCTATCTATCATGTTGTCATACCACTTTTCAAATCCTACAAACATAAACACATCAAAAACTTTGGACGAATGCACAGAAATTAATTTTCACGTCACTTATATTCTTATTTACATCTATCAACATAGATTATTTCCCAAAGTCTACTACTTTCTACATTTATATTTAATACGTACCGGCACTCATATATTCCGGAAATTCCGGCGCATGCATGGCTTCCAAGTCCAGAGCCCGCATGAAGGACGGCTCCTCAAAGGGATCTTCGTTTGCAAGTGCATGTGCAACGTCTCCCACATTTGGAGCCTCCACCCCGTCACCTtgatcttcttctccttctggAGCAACTGCTTCGTAATTGCTTTCAAACTCTTCCTCACTGTCACTATTAtattcttcctcttcaataTTTCGGTCAGCTTCAGATTGTTCGAACTCAACGTACAACTCTATCACCGATATCTGACCGCGACTTTCAAAATACATTGAAAACATCTCATGCATACTCGCTTCGTCGGTTACATACTTGGTTTGATACTGCACGAAACCGCCAAATACCGGTATGGGATATCTATATACCATACATGATATTTTTTTGGATATCTGAAAACCTATCCTCTCACAAATCACACCTTTCAGCTCCTCAAATGAGATCGTGAACGGAATAACAATATCTAACGGCTTCTCACAACTAAATCTCACTCCTTCAGGTGTTTGTAATAGAATCTGACCAAAATAATATACTCTAACTGTAACTCTATCAACCATTTTTCATACTCTCATACATAAATATCTAGTAAACTCTCATTTATTCTTGAAGTTCAAATAAAATCACAAAGACGATGACaagtagaagagaagagaaacagCAGCaggaagaagggaagaagacgCCGAAGAACATACACTAATCACTTATGAAGAGTGGATCCGAGTTTCCAACACACacccacatatatatatatatacaaatcgGACCCCCCGAAtcacacaaaaaaatttttttttcatcaacCATCCAATCGGACCCAGCGACTCCcttggaaaaaaaatttttttcctttcaaccCACAAAACGGACCCAGCGACTCcgtcgaaaaaaaaaataaaaaaaaaacttgcgCCAAACGGACCCACCGAGTCCAtgtctaaaaaaaaaaaaaaaacaaaaacccCCCTAACGTACCCTCCGATTCCCCTttcttgcaaaaaaaaaaaattgttaacatTGGAATCGGTCCCAACGATCCTAATCTAAATTCAACTTTCTCTCCCGCGCAGCCCAATCGCTGGGTCCGATCCCCCCCCTGCCATGGATCAGAAAAAGCTGCCCCACACCCATGTCTAACACCCCTATATCCCATTTCTCTGCACAACTCCTCACCAATGCCAATATTGAAAAAACTGAGCCTCTTCTCGTTGGTATAATCATAAGAGTAATCTTAAAATTATCCCTATGAAATGACCGACCGGATATGACATGATCAATTCAACTCTCTGGTGTATGTTTTATGGTAATTTATGAATATTAGTTGTACTTTTTACTTTGTTGGCTTTATAATCTGTAAAAATTGTGGTTTGCTAAGCATTGTGTTCACAGTTAGTTACACACCTACAATTCATAATGGGATTACATTACAAGTCTTTTTAATGTATCTGATTAGTAAATAACTCCTTTTAGCCATACATTATTAAGTTAAAACcggattttaaaaataaatttaggaTGACATATACAAGtgaaaattaaagagagagaTATATTCGAGAGAGCAGGATGAGTGGTCTTATTCTTATATGTATGGCTTCAAATGGTAAAACAGAACCAAACAGTAGTGGATAATAAGATGATAATTTAGTAGAATCAGAACTTGGTAATGAAGTTGTAAATGTGATTAGTGATATCATGTGGTGTCTCCTGGTTGTTGAAGTGGGCCACTCCTGATTGAATAATGACTTCCTCCAAACCTGGCACATCTTCCTTGAAACCTCCACTCTCAATATAATCTTTCATCCCTAACGATGTGTATACCGAGTCCAACTCACCTGCTATGAATTTCACCGGCACTTTGATCTTCGCTCCACTCCATGGTGCCGTCAGCTCCCAGTTCCTGCACCAAATTTACAATTGAAAACTTATCTTTAAtccaagagaatatactatatcCTGTATATTTCAATATCAAGATTCAAGAGAACTTAATTACTTGTTAAAATTCCTATAGTAATTCAATCCTCCGGTGAAACCTGTCTTCTCGAATTTGGAGACAAAATAAGCAAGATCTTGTTGAGTGAGCCAGGAAGGCAAGTCTTGTTTCATATCAGGATTGAAAGCGGTTCCATACTCTCCCTTAGGGAATATTGGAGGACCCGTCTTGCGAGTTGTAATTATGTTCTTGACCACATACTCAGCCCCAACTTGAGCCATCTCAGCTTCCACTTTGTCTTCTTCCTACATATCAGATCcatcaaataagaaaaaataaatggaGCAAACAGTAAGTTATGTATATGAGTGAGTGAGACAGAGGATGCCTGAAATCTGCAGATATAGTAGTCATCTCCATAGAGAGCACGCATGGAGTCAACGGTGGGAACGGTGGGGTTTCTTCGGGGGAAAGGAACACTGAGACATACATAAGCTTTGATAAGTTGAGGGCGAAACATGCAGAGGTACCAACCGATGAGTGCACCCCAATCATGACCCACCAGGTACACTTGCTCCACTTGAAGAGACTGAATAAGTGCAACAAGGTCACCCACTACGTGGAAGCCATTGTAGCTGTCCACGGAAGCAGGAGCATCGGTGTCCCCGAAGCCGCGAAGATCGGGCGCAACGCAGCGGTACCCTCTGTCGCTGAGAGCGAGAATCTGGTGGCGCCAGGAGTACCAGAGATCTGGGAAGCCGTGGAGGAAGAGCACCACAGGGCCTTGCCCTTTCTCTGCAACATGCATGTTGATGCCATTCACTTCCACGCTTCTGTGTTCTATTCCCTCCATTATCTCTCGCGATGAGAGCTTTATCCATCTGTCGGCCTTATATTGCTGCTAAGAACCCCAATAGTCATCGTTGTAAAAATCGAACCGAATTAGTATATTCGATCAAAAAAATTAGTGAACCGAATTATAAACCGATTCGATTCATTCCTTAGACTGTTTAAGAATGAAACCAATATGAACCGGTGAGAATCGGCAAAAATCGAATCAACCAGTTCAGTAACATTGCATTTCCACCTGAGTTGAACAGGGAACTTTTTTGGTTGCAGCCATCTTCATTGCCACTCTATCATTATACTTCCCAATGTTATATATGACAAAGactaattatataataaatttttaaattaaataattttataaatatttaatttaatttttattttatgttttatattttttaaattaattatatttttaattatatactattattaatagaaatataaactttattaaaaatttattaatcttAACCTATTTTAATGTTAGTATTGTGATTAAAATTATCTGTTTTAATAttagtattaaaattaaatgatattatGGATTGGTATTCTTATTgtgtcaaattaaaatattatatatagtagtactaactaattttatttttatctttgtaTTAGTTGTCTTTAAAATTTGAGATTTAGTTATTCTTAAAATGTTGGAGAAgatatgtatttttaattttttaattttttaactatttaatatttttatttacatataaTCGATTTTATCGATTCAATGAGTGATTTATCAATTAAATCAATAAATCAGTAAATTAGTAATTTAATTTGATCACCGGTTTAATTCTTATAACTATGCCaataataatactaaaaaattaaagaaaacagTATTATTAGGTAAGAAAGATGACAAAAATGAATGATTGATCACATGCATGATGTCATTTGCATAAGAGAAAGTATATGGGTCAACGCACCCGCCAACCAATTTAAAcaatttattcaaaaattaattttaatttttttaaaaaattaaattttaaataattaagattaGACAACGTAATCTATTCTACGAAAAAATCGCTGCATGGACATGTGCTCTCTCATCGCGTCAACCAGCCATCACATAAAACATGTGCTGCCGCCTATCTCTGCCTTCACAGTGCGCCACACTGTCGTCACTAGAGGAATTCTTCGCACAAATTGCACGTATGTTCCTTCACGTCGCAGCTGCAAGGAGTTCTTGCACGAGTGATACGATCCCACATGCCCCCGTGAAACTGCTGTTGCTGCATCGCCATTCGTCGTGTCACGACGTAATGATTGTTGCTGTAGACCGTTAGAGAGAGCAGTATAAAACTAAAACAAACATCCAAAATACAAACAAAAGAAACATCTAAGACTTAAAGTGCAACTAAAAGAAAtattcacaaattaaaaaaaaacccactaattaaaaaaaaacatctaTTGTTTTAACATAGAAACTTTCactaattcaaaaaaaaaaaacctccACTAATTCAAAATGAAAGCTTTCagtaatttgaaaaagaaacatCTAAAGATGAGGATATGTTAATTTTATGTTATGTgcaaaaaaaagacaaaaaataaagCAAGAATTAGTGAATGTTGAAATTAGCgacaacaaaatttaaaatcaacGACAACAAATGTTTCGTATTCGGCAAACGACACAAAATTAGCGGGGTGTGGAATGATGAAATTGGCGAATGTTGGCCACACATTACAGCAGTAATTGTGCCTGAAACTCTATTCATGGGGTTGTTCTCGTCATCTTTAGCGTGGTCGGCAACAGAATTTGTTGGGGAGAATAACAGAGTTTGTTGGGGAGGATAGGAAAAAGGGGAGATGTTTCAGCATGCATTGATTTTTTAATTGTAagagtaaaatttaaaaaaattgttttcagaGTTTTTGTTGTTTCATTATTAGATTTTTTGTTTTAGCCTATTGAAATTAATAGAGTTGGTTAATACTCTAGTTGGATATTTAGCAAAATTGTTATATTAGAGGTAATTAAAAAGAACAATACTACATGACTAATAAATATTATCATTTACATTTATATTTACCAATTTTTTGAATATGATGCGACCGTTATACATCGATTACGAATTATAACTCGGCTAACATCTTTGTAACCGACATATTACTTACACCGAGTTTATGACAATAAATGGCCTTTTGATCGGTTATATCATAAACAGTAAATTAAGGAATATTACTGTTATAATATCTCGGTTATAAAAAGCAATCGAGAGAAAACGGTAAAGGTAGATCATTCTAGACTGAGCAATTCCTTAAGATAACTCTTCTAagctgacttgagcgtcggagtacTTTTTGCAGGTACTTCCCCCTTTTTCCTCTTGGCTTTGCTGGCTGGTGGTGGAGTATTGCGACTCGAAGATAAGCTCGGCCTCCTACTACTCGGGAACAACTTATAGTTCGGCTATA includes:
- the LOC130935070 gene encoding uncharacterized protein LOC130935070: MEGIEHRSVEVNGINMHVAEKGQGPVVLFLHGFPDLWYSWRHQILALSDRGYRCVAPDLRGFGDTDAPASVDSYNGFHVVGDLVALIQSLQVEQVYLVGHDWGALIGWYLCMFRPQLIKAYVCLSVPFPRRNPTVPTVDSMRALYGDDYYICRFQEEDKVEAEMAQVGAEYVVKNIITTRKTGPPIFPKGEYGTAFNPDMKQDLPSWLTQQDLAYFVSKFEKTGFTGGLNYYRNFNKNWELTAPWSGAKIKVPVKFIAGELDSVYTSLGMKDYIESGGFKEDVPGLEEVIIQSGVAHFNNQETPHDITNHIYNFITKF